Proteins encoded by one window of Candidatus Acididesulfobacter guangdongensis:
- a CDS encoding ribonuclease HI: protein MDIINIYTDGACSKNPGPGAYAAILLYKDNEKIISGYKEWTTNQEMEISAVLNALKSIKNKEIAINLYSDSKYALDGMMFWMHDWAKKQWKKDIKHKQIWQEIYILYNTLKINCIWVKGHSNNLYNEQCDKIAKNLIKDNKQ, encoded by the coding sequence ATGGATATTATAAATATTTATACAGACGGAGCCTGTTCCAAAAATCCGGGTCCCGGAGCCTACGCCGCTATATTATTATACAAAGATAATGAAAAAATAATATCGGGATATAAAGAATGGACTACAAATCAGGAGATGGAAATATCCGCAGTTTTAAACGCTCTTAAATCAATTAAAAATAAGGAAATCGCTATAAATCTTTATTCTGATTCAAAATACGCATTAGACGGTATGATGTTCTGGATGCACGACTGGGCAAAAAAACAATGGAAAAAAGATATTAAACATAAGCAAATATGGCAGGAAATATATATTCTGTATAATACGTTAAAAATAAATTGCATATGGGTGAAAGGGCATTCTAATAATTTATATAATGAACAATGTGACAAAATAGCTAAAAACCTGATTAAAGATAACAAGCAATAA
- a CDS encoding sigma-70 family RNA polymerase sigma factor: MNDTENNEDAQSSTYYSIPYLYKTYLRKYPPLAKELEYELIEKSNGGDKEARDLIIKSNISLVISVAKKFTGRGVPLEDLIEEGNIGLIKAIGKFNPERGYRFSTCAVWWIRQSIQRGILNLHNLIKIPLHKYEIYCDIIKSKAAFEADNEKEADIEEIAEQSGINRIRVEKIINLIPRISSIDSYVSDNTENDNLALSEIIGDDEEKTSPLSIICNKENLELLDKWLSSLEEKERFAVILRYGLHEDGEPMTLKNIAAIFKLTPESIRQLEMKAMIKLKKMANNKI, translated from the coding sequence ATGAACGATACAGAAAACAATGAAGATGCTCAGTCTTCAACATATTACTCTATTCCTTATTTATACAAAACATATCTGCGCAAATATCCGCCTTTAGCTAAAGAACTTGAATACGAACTGATAGAAAAAAGCAACGGCGGAGATAAAGAAGCGAGGGATTTGATAATTAAATCAAATATAAGCCTTGTCATAAGCGTGGCAAAAAAATTCACCGGAAGAGGCGTTCCTCTGGAAGATTTAATTGAAGAAGGCAATATAGGGCTTATAAAAGCTATAGGGAAATTTAATCCGGAAAGAGGATATAGATTCTCTACCTGCGCGGTATGGTGGATAAGACAATCTATTCAAAGAGGAATTTTAAATTTACATAATTTAATAAAAATACCGCTGCATAAATATGAAATATATTGCGATATAATAAAATCTAAAGCCGCATTTGAGGCAGACAATGAGAAAGAAGCGGATATCGAAGAGATAGCGGAACAGTCCGGCATAAACAGAATAAGGGTTGAAAAAATAATAAATCTGATACCGCGCATATCGTCCATAGATTCCTATGTATCCGATAATACCGAAAACGATAATCTGGCGCTTTCCGAAATAATAGGAGACGATGAAGAAAAAACATCGCCCTTGTCTATTATATGCAATAAAGAAAATTTGGAACTGTTAGACAAATGGCTGTCGTCTTTAGAGGAAAAAGAAAGATTTGCCGTAATCCTCAGATACGGACTCCACGAAGACGGCGAACCTATGACGCTTAAGAACATAGCCGCAATATTTAAATTGACGCCGGAAAGTATAAGACAGCTGGAAATGAAGGCAATGATAAAATTAAAAAAAATGGCGAATAATAAAATTTAG
- a CDS encoding peroxiredoxin family protein, with translation MPTTIFFTFYGLNILRKDAATSLKVAPLGNPAMPMPVPNIIGAIPGMTNMATSMMKSMIKKHGVATIPELISLCQETGVKLIACQMTVDLFGFKREDLIDGIEYGGAAMYMEDASTSDITLAF, from the coding sequence ATTCCGACGACTATATTCTTTACATTTTATGGGTTAAACATTTTAAGAAAAGATGCCGCAACTTCTTTAAAAGTTGCTCCATTAGGCAACCCTGCAATGCCGATGCCTGTCCCTAATATTATAGGAGCAATCCCCGGCATGACTAATATGGCTACCTCTATGATGAAGTCAATGATTAAAAAACACGGAGTTGCGACCATTCCTGAATTGATTAGCTTATGTCAAGAAACAGGAGTTAAATTAATCGCATGTCAAATGACGGTTGATCTTTTTGGATTTAAAAGAGAAGACTTGATTGACGGTATTGAATACGGCGGAGCAGCTATGTATATGGAAGATGCTTCAACGTCCGATATAACTCTAGCTTTTTAA
- a CDS encoding sulfurtransferase TusA family protein produces MPLNISKTLDASGLSCPMPIVKTKKEIDSLSSGQILEVISTDPGSKNDMTAWCKRTGNELVESAEQGGKFQFYVKKN; encoded by the coding sequence ATGCCGTTAAATATTTCAAAAACCTTGGACGCTTCGGGATTATCCTGTCCTATGCCCATAGTTAAAACAAAAAAAGAAATTGACAGTTTAAGTTCGGGTCAGATTCTGGAAGTTATATCAACCGATCCTGGTTCAAAAAACGATATGACAGCATGGTGCAAAAGAACAGGTAATGAACTAGTAGAATCTGCAGAACAAGGCGGAAAGTTTCAATTTTATGTAAAAAAAAATTAA